From the Microbacterium sp. W4I4 genome, one window contains:
- a CDS encoding AraC family transcriptional regulator has product MTILDLTADAAEFDVRPSPEHADLVTFTFIEHGAVLSKHADEPWLSFGVSMVVSPEGIERRVRFDSPTRLLSVRVPSSELAGFVSDLPLRPIAHDDQRMLDRALNAFLNAVMSSDRPSSAIDKYAIEHLVLEMCGAILLDRMGSVWTHGAPGTALRDRALAVIAQQCEDAELTPARVARAVQSSLRQLQAVFAEVGLTIATEIRRHRARLARATLINSRFDVLTIAQVAHRSGFGNPMSLRRALHDVYGIGPKELRRTRDQSA; this is encoded by the coding sequence GTGACGATCCTGGATCTGACAGCCGATGCGGCCGAGTTCGACGTGCGTCCCTCACCCGAGCATGCGGACCTCGTGACCTTCACGTTCATCGAACACGGTGCGGTGCTCTCGAAGCATGCCGACGAACCGTGGCTGTCGTTCGGCGTGTCGATGGTGGTCTCGCCGGAGGGCATCGAGCGTCGCGTGCGGTTCGACTCGCCCACTCGATTGCTGTCGGTTCGCGTTCCCTCGTCCGAGCTCGCGGGATTCGTCAGCGACCTGCCGCTGCGGCCGATCGCGCACGATGATCAGCGGATGCTGGACCGCGCCCTGAATGCCTTCCTGAACGCGGTGATGAGCAGTGACCGCCCCAGCTCGGCCATCGACAAGTACGCCATCGAGCACCTGGTGCTGGAGATGTGCGGAGCGATCCTGCTCGACCGGATGGGATCGGTGTGGACGCACGGCGCTCCCGGCACCGCGCTGCGCGATCGTGCTCTGGCAGTGATCGCACAGCAGTGCGAGGATGCCGAACTCACTCCTGCGCGGGTCGCCCGCGCCGTGCAATCGTCGCTGCGGCAGCTGCAGGCGGTGTTCGCCGAGGTCGGCTTGACCATCGCGACCGAGATACGCCGCCATCGCGCCCGCCTAGCGCGTGCCACCCTGATCAACAGCCGCTTCGACGTTCTCACGATCGCACAGGTGGCGCATCGCTCGGGGTTCGGTAATCCGATGAGCCTGCGGCGTGCGCTGCACGACGTCTACGGCATCGGCCCGAAGGAACTTCGTCGCACGCGCGACCAGTCCGCGTAG
- a CDS encoding MauE/DoxX family redox-associated membrane protein, protein MHTSPVDYVATWSAGLVAYTFILAGLSKLRSPDAVVAAFRTLQAPKLLDRRFFTVALPLAEAFLGLAWMFTYGVPRLFAGVITILVLVVFTWFLISAIHRDEQGSCNCFGALGDDVRITYWSVARNVALMVLTAVALLVSPHRGSMLTETLSGPPAWTLALMLGWMLILVALLIRRVATLSQTRETPSDLPVTGTAHPLLINEMGDAIPAAELVSGQGVTVPLNRLGRGAPVMLIFVSANCSSCQPVMRRIDEWQRLLGPLPIRVATSSRPDELEAALPGIARYARYGASGARAALGVTKSPAAVVLGDINLPVIASPVVYGLEEIDGLVHSLASARA, encoded by the coding sequence ATGCACACGAGCCCGGTCGATTACGTTGCCACGTGGTCGGCCGGGCTCGTTGCATACACATTCATCCTTGCGGGATTGTCCAAGCTTCGATCCCCGGATGCAGTGGTCGCGGCCTTCAGGACGCTCCAAGCACCGAAACTCCTGGATCGGCGATTCTTCACAGTCGCCCTGCCCTTGGCGGAGGCTTTCCTCGGGCTCGCGTGGATGTTCACGTATGGCGTCCCACGCCTATTCGCCGGCGTCATCACCATTCTGGTTCTCGTCGTGTTCACTTGGTTCTTGATCAGTGCGATACATCGAGACGAGCAAGGATCATGCAACTGCTTCGGCGCGCTCGGCGACGATGTCCGTATCACGTACTGGTCAGTGGCCCGCAATGTCGCGCTCATGGTGCTTACCGCCGTCGCCCTACTCGTCAGCCCACACCGCGGCTCGATGCTCACGGAGACCCTCAGCGGCCCTCCAGCCTGGACTCTCGCCCTTATGCTCGGTTGGATGCTGATCCTGGTCGCGCTGCTCATTCGTCGAGTCGCGACTCTCTCCCAGACTCGCGAGACACCTTCCGACCTGCCCGTCACCGGAACCGCCCACCCGCTGCTGATCAATGAAATGGGCGACGCCATTCCAGCCGCCGAACTCGTGAGTGGCCAGGGCGTCACTGTCCCTCTGAATCGCCTTGGAAGAGGCGCACCAGTCATGCTGATCTTCGTATCCGCAAATTGCAGCTCGTGCCAGCCGGTCATGCGACGCATCGACGAGTGGCAGAGACTCCTTGGGCCGTTGCCGATCCGAGTAGCGACGTCATCCCGGCCTGATGAACTGGAAGCGGCACTTCCGGGCATTGCGCGCTATGCCCGCTATGGTGCGAGCGGCGCGCGTGCTGCGCTGGGTGTGACAAAGAGCCCCGCGGCAGTGGTCCTGGGTGATATCAACTTGCCGGTCATCGCTTCCCCGGTCGTGTACGGCCTAGAGGAGATCGACGGGCTCGTTCACAGCCTGGCGAGCGCTCGGGCGTGA
- a CDS encoding DUF418 domain-containing protein — protein sequence MVSIDAAHVSVRVRQAIPDLLRGLAIVAMLVAHGVPLIPDMPWAVAFLSGNINDLASPLFALVMGMSAQLVWKRSARVPINLVQQAIRGIILIALGIWMATWGSWVAIVLQPLGLLLIVGVPLLLLGSRMVAATAVLVLLVSQPVVSAAREGAWWFVMQGPAVGALADWTINGAHYRLMNLLPFFLLGGLLIRRGLKRDRVMWAMAVIAPIAYLPAAGVNARDLGRVMTGDYLDTLHDVGLVFATYVVVVLVSTSNLREPGARVRDAVLTPFRALGQLALSLYLLHVGVIALWSRAYGWPDHNNYVGWLLIVPGMCLVAWLWWRYVGTGPVEWVMGFVTGRRKPLLTASSRPSARQAVNEPVDLL from the coding sequence ATGGTGTCGATTGATGCTGCGCATGTCTCAGTGAGAGTACGCCAGGCCATTCCCGACCTCTTGAGGGGCCTCGCGATCGTTGCGATGCTTGTTGCGCACGGCGTGCCGTTGATTCCGGATATGCCGTGGGCCGTTGCTTTCCTCAGCGGCAACATCAACGACCTAGCCTCTCCGTTATTCGCGCTTGTGATGGGGATGTCCGCTCAGCTGGTGTGGAAGCGCTCCGCGCGAGTGCCGATCAATCTAGTTCAGCAGGCGATCCGTGGCATTATCCTGATCGCGCTCGGTATCTGGATGGCGACGTGGGGCTCGTGGGTGGCGATCGTGCTGCAGCCGCTCGGGCTGTTGTTGATCGTCGGGGTGCCGCTTTTGCTGCTCGGCAGCCGGATGGTCGCGGCGACCGCGGTACTTGTTCTCCTGGTCAGTCAGCCCGTAGTCTCAGCGGCCCGTGAAGGAGCCTGGTGGTTCGTCATGCAGGGGCCAGCTGTTGGAGCCCTCGCGGATTGGACGATCAACGGTGCCCACTACCGGCTGATGAACCTTTTGCCGTTCTTCCTGCTTGGCGGACTCCTGATCAGGCGAGGGTTGAAGCGTGACCGCGTGATGTGGGCGATGGCGGTCATCGCCCCGATCGCATATTTGCCGGCCGCAGGCGTCAACGCTCGCGATCTCGGTCGGGTGATGACCGGCGACTATCTCGACACCCTGCACGATGTTGGCCTCGTCTTTGCGACTTACGTTGTGGTGGTGCTGGTATCCACCTCGAACTTGCGAGAACCTGGCGCTCGTGTGCGAGACGCGGTTCTCACGCCATTCAGAGCCTTGGGGCAGCTCGCCCTCAGCCTGTACCTGCTGCATGTGGGTGTCATCGCGCTATGGAGCCGTGCTTATGGGTGGCCCGACCACAACAACTACGTTGGCTGGCTGCTCATCGTGCCCGGAATGTGCCTGGTCGCGTGGCTTTGGTGGCGCTACGTAGGTACCGGTCCAGTGGAGTGGGTGATGGGCTTCGTCACTGGCCGGCGCAAGCCATTGCTCACCGCAAGCTCACGCCCGAGCGCTCGCCAGGCTGTGAACGAGCCCGTCGATCTCCTCTAG
- a CDS encoding nucleotidyltransferase family protein: MIYRSPGVAPPDRSGGPVLTVSARTMSQSEGVDLAHALVARMALGIGARALLIKGPIAAIQELRPARVSADVDVLVEPSSVDGLCAALTSRGWHPPITREVPRILDPHSTTLVHDEWPCAIDVHRSFPGLLAPPDICFDALWAVREQYEIARQPVFAPSRSGMMLIVALHALRSPAEPRNRRELPGIRDALTNTFSEPELAQVLDVASACRSRWILNDLLRGIPGVEMIDDASPEEKRLWRLTQLDTADKSAFLWRSETVRALRTGQLSRLWRALWVRRADVPRSLVSRLPSRREHWDYQLERWKRGMRVYFRRD, translated from the coding sequence ATGATCTACCGCTCCCCGGGTGTCGCTCCTCCCGACAGATCTGGCGGGCCGGTACTGACGGTGTCGGCTCGGACGATGTCACAATCCGAAGGGGTGGATCTGGCTCACGCCCTCGTGGCAAGGATGGCGCTAGGCATCGGAGCTCGAGCGTTACTCATCAAGGGGCCGATCGCGGCCATTCAAGAGCTACGGCCGGCCCGCGTGTCTGCTGACGTTGACGTGCTTGTGGAGCCCAGCTCGGTAGATGGGCTATGCGCGGCACTGACGTCTCGGGGTTGGCACCCGCCCATCACACGCGAGGTGCCTCGTATTCTCGACCCGCACTCGACGACTCTGGTACACGACGAGTGGCCGTGCGCGATTGACGTACATCGGTCGTTCCCAGGACTGCTCGCCCCGCCAGACATATGCTTTGATGCGCTCTGGGCGGTGCGTGAGCAATACGAGATAGCTCGACAGCCCGTCTTTGCGCCCTCGCGGAGCGGGATGATGCTGATAGTTGCATTACATGCGCTCAGGAGTCCTGCGGAACCACGCAACCGCAGGGAGCTCCCCGGGATCAGGGACGCACTTACGAACACCTTTTCCGAACCTGAGCTCGCTCAGGTTCTCGACGTGGCCTCCGCGTGCCGTTCGCGGTGGATACTCAACGATCTATTACGCGGCATCCCAGGGGTCGAGATGATCGATGATGCGAGTCCCGAAGAGAAGCGGCTCTGGAGACTGACTCAACTCGACACTGCTGACAAGTCGGCGTTTTTGTGGCGTAGCGAGACCGTGCGCGCTCTGCGCACAGGTCAGCTGTCGCGCTTGTGGCGCGCGTTGTGGGTCCGACGGGCGGATGTACCCCGGTCGCTTGTATCGCGACTGCCATCTCGGCGTGAGCATTGGGATTATCAATTGGAACGCTGGAAGAGGGGTATGCGAGTCTATTTTCGACGAGATTGA
- a CDS encoding nucleotide sugar dehydrogenase, with translation MTESQKVVVVGQGYVGLPVAMRAVDAGFTVIGLDIDEHRVNALNNGISFVEDITDDELSTALASGRYTASRNYESAAGFDVAVISVPTPLRETLPDLTFIEDAGRSLAAHLTPGATVILESTTYPGTTEELLIPILEDGSSLKAGDDFHVGYSPERIDPGNKRWNLKTTPKVVSGIDEASLAHVKGFFDRIVDQTVAVSGTREAELTKLLENTFRHVNIALVNELAVFANQLGVNVWESIDAASTKPFGFMKFTPGPGVGGHCLPVDPSYLSWQVRQQLGQSFRFVELANDVNEHMPNYVVERTTSILNDDRKALNGARVLIIGLAYKKNTGDVREAPSLRLVPLLTQRGAKVVAADPYVVEHRWPAGVERVDLSQEEVDGADIAILVTEHDEFDLAMLSRAATPILDTRNVVTGDHVTRL, from the coding sequence ATGACTGAGTCACAAAAGGTCGTCGTTGTCGGGCAGGGATATGTGGGACTACCTGTTGCTATGCGAGCCGTCGACGCCGGCTTCACGGTGATCGGTCTCGACATCGACGAGCATAGGGTCAACGCTCTAAACAACGGCATTTCATTTGTCGAGGACATCACCGACGATGAGCTATCCACCGCACTAGCGAGCGGCCGTTACACCGCGTCGAGGAACTACGAATCAGCGGCAGGCTTCGATGTTGCGGTCATCAGCGTGCCAACGCCTTTGCGTGAGACCCTGCCGGATCTCACGTTCATCGAAGATGCAGGGCGATCGCTCGCCGCACACCTCACGCCGGGCGCGACCGTCATCCTAGAGTCGACCACCTACCCTGGAACCACGGAAGAGTTGTTGATACCCATTCTTGAGGATGGCAGTTCTCTGAAAGCAGGAGACGATTTTCATGTCGGCTACTCCCCTGAGCGCATAGACCCCGGCAATAAGCGCTGGAACCTCAAGACGACACCTAAGGTCGTTTCGGGAATCGACGAAGCATCGCTCGCCCATGTGAAGGGCTTCTTCGACCGCATCGTGGACCAGACTGTCGCGGTCTCTGGTACCAGAGAGGCCGAGCTCACCAAGCTGCTGGAGAATACGTTTCGCCACGTCAACATCGCACTTGTGAATGAGCTTGCAGTGTTCGCAAACCAACTTGGCGTTAACGTCTGGGAGTCGATCGATGCCGCCTCGACAAAGCCCTTCGGCTTCATGAAGTTCACTCCGGGCCCCGGCGTCGGGGGACACTGCCTCCCGGTAGATCCGAGCTACCTGTCCTGGCAGGTGCGCCAACAGTTAGGTCAATCATTCCGCTTCGTTGAGCTCGCCAATGACGTCAACGAGCACATGCCCAATTACGTTGTGGAGCGCACAACAAGCATATTGAACGACGACAGAAAGGCCCTGAACGGTGCCCGCGTACTGATCATCGGGCTTGCATACAAGAAGAACACCGGTGACGTCCGGGAGGCGCCGTCGCTCCGACTTGTCCCGCTTCTCACACAGCGGGGAGCGAAAGTAGTTGCTGCTGATCCCTATGTCGTAGAGCACCGCTGGCCCGCAGGTGTTGAACGCGTGGACCTTAGCCAAGAGGAAGTAGACGGGGCTGACATCGCAATACTCGTCACTGAACATGACGAGTTCGACCTGGCAATGTTGAGTAGGGCTGCCACCCCAATCCTCGATACGCGTAATGTCGTTACTGGCGATCACGTGACGCGCCTCTGA
- a CDS encoding glycosyltransferase family 4 protein, whose translation MTTTYRVVAIVPFYPPAFNGGGPIRSIHAMAQLAPKDMTVSVLTGDRDLGAEERLPVVANAWVKKDGVDVYYATIGSWLGYMHAMREVRRKRPNLIHLNSFMNPLFSIIPLMLWRLGFFRGAKVLLAPRGEFGEGALSRRAQKKRAYMRAFCLLGLPKRVIWHSTAPRETAEIIQQWGDGVHIVERGNDTLLPRHAREITDAPSNAFRAVFLGRIVEHKGLHIVLEALKSVTVPLEFHVYGSREQEAYFAECQSRAAEIPRHIQLAFHGPVAPGDVVTVLSGYDVMLMPTAGENFGHVIAEALCASCAVATTPHTPWTPILEGGGGLVIARSAGAWAEELQRLATEPAAERRLRRAAAGTAYENWAKRTPDAHVWMLARAALADSRTA comes from the coding sequence ATGACAACGACATACCGAGTAGTAGCCATTGTCCCGTTCTATCCTCCCGCGTTCAATGGCGGCGGACCGATTCGGTCGATCCACGCGATGGCGCAACTCGCGCCCAAAGACATGACCGTTTCGGTGCTGACAGGCGATCGTGACCTTGGCGCTGAAGAGCGGCTTCCGGTCGTTGCTAACGCTTGGGTGAAAAAAGACGGGGTGGATGTTTATTACGCCACGATAGGCTCGTGGTTAGGGTACATGCACGCGATGCGGGAAGTTAGACGCAAGCGACCAAATCTCATACACTTGAATAGCTTCATGAATCCACTCTTTTCCATAATTCCCTTAATGCTTTGGCGGTTAGGATTCTTTCGTGGCGCAAAAGTCTTGTTGGCGCCGCGGGGTGAGTTCGGTGAAGGCGCTCTCTCGCGGCGAGCACAAAAGAAGCGCGCGTACATGCGCGCGTTCTGTTTGCTTGGACTCCCCAAGAGGGTGATCTGGCACTCCACAGCTCCGCGTGAAACCGCTGAGATCATTCAACAGTGGGGCGATGGCGTCCATATAGTGGAACGTGGCAACGACACGCTTTTGCCGCGTCACGCGCGTGAGATCACCGATGCCCCTTCGAACGCGTTTCGAGCCGTGTTTCTCGGAAGGATTGTGGAACACAAGGGCTTGCATATCGTTCTGGAAGCGCTGAAGAGCGTCACGGTGCCGCTGGAGTTCCATGTCTATGGATCACGTGAGCAAGAAGCATACTTCGCCGAGTGCCAGAGCCGAGCAGCTGAAATTCCTCGTCATATCCAACTGGCTTTTCATGGTCCGGTCGCTCCAGGAGATGTTGTTACGGTCCTGTCTGGATACGACGTGATGCTTATGCCGACGGCGGGCGAGAACTTCGGTCATGTGATCGCAGAGGCTCTGTGTGCATCCTGTGCCGTAGCAACAACTCCACATACGCCTTGGACTCCGATACTGGAGGGCGGGGGAGGTTTGGTGATCGCCCGTTCAGCGGGCGCCTGGGCGGAGGAGTTGCAGCGTCTCGCCACCGAGCCGGCGGCGGAGCGACGCTTGCGCCGGGCCGCGGCAGGAACCGCTTACGAAAACTGGGCCAAGCGAACACCAGATGCGCACGTGTGGATGCTTGCCAGGGCAGCGCTGGCTGATAGTCGAACCGCTTGA
- the gmd gene encoding GDP-mannose 4,6-dehydratase, which translates to MMKTALITGTTGQDGSYLVELLLSKGYEVHGTKRRSSSFNTSRLEEVARAEGHRPDGLSLHYADLSDASSITNLVRDIQPDEIYNLGAQSHVAVSFDIPEYTADVTGAATIRLLEAIRASGVDTRFYQASSSEMFGSTPPPQNEATPFHPRSPYGCAKVFSYWSTINYREAYGLHASNGILFNHESSRRGETFVTRKITRAVARIAEGVQNKLVLGNLDAVRDWGYAPEYVEAMWMMLQQDQPDDYVIATGEAHSVREFVQAAFERVNLDWERYTETDSRYERPAEVDALIGDYSKAKRQLGWSPTTTFTGLVHRMVDDDVQAVRDEKAGRNVRVEL; encoded by the coding sequence ATGATGAAAACTGCACTGATCACCGGCACCACGGGCCAGGACGGGAGCTACCTCGTTGAGTTGCTTCTCAGCAAGGGGTATGAAGTACACGGAACCAAGCGCCGTTCGTCGTCCTTCAACACGTCCCGGCTAGAGGAGGTCGCTCGCGCCGAAGGACATCGACCAGATGGGCTCTCCCTCCACTACGCGGATCTGTCGGATGCCAGTTCGATCACGAACCTAGTCCGCGACATCCAGCCCGACGAGATCTACAACCTCGGCGCTCAGAGCCATGTTGCCGTGTCTTTCGACATTCCGGAGTACACAGCCGACGTCACGGGCGCTGCGACCATCAGACTGCTCGAAGCGATCCGCGCAAGCGGCGTCGACACCCGTTTCTACCAGGCATCCTCCTCAGAGATGTTCGGTTCAACACCGCCTCCACAGAACGAAGCGACTCCGTTCCACCCGCGGAGCCCATACGGCTGTGCCAAGGTCTTCAGCTACTGGTCCACCATAAATTATCGCGAAGCTTATGGGCTGCATGCATCGAACGGAATCCTCTTCAATCACGAGAGTTCCCGTCGCGGCGAAACCTTCGTAACTCGGAAGATCACACGAGCGGTGGCGCGTATTGCCGAAGGTGTTCAGAACAAGCTCGTGCTCGGAAACCTGGACGCGGTGCGCGACTGGGGATACGCGCCCGAGTATGTCGAAGCGATGTGGATGATGTTGCAGCAAGACCAACCCGACGACTACGTAATCGCCACTGGCGAGGCACACAGCGTTCGGGAGTTTGTTCAGGCAGCCTTCGAACGGGTGAACCTCGACTGGGAACGATACACGGAGACCGACTCGCGCTACGAGCGTCCCGCCGAAGTCGACGCGCTGATCGGGGATTACAGCAAAGCGAAACGTCAGCTCGGCTGGTCACCGACCACGACGTTCACTGGGCTTGTCCACCGTATGGTCGACGACGATGTGCAGGCAGTACGTGATGAGAAGGCTGGGCGCAACGTACGGGTGGAACTCTGA
- a CDS encoding glycosyltransferase family 4 protein, which yields MTVHDLRVFENGLASPADQKIIEENVRKAAAVVCSWVHPYQSLLERFPFAREKTFLIPLPVLNPGTARVRQQPNFGHVRLLTPGFITPHKNQEVIVRALAHLPNAIAVFTGAEDGRYGDELRALASELEVSAQIEWRGYIGTSELEDEYSKADLLVMPTRWEAASGPVFEAIARQLPFVASDIAPIRSQLAAIPLEAELFDCDSPDALVSAIKAAVRNYNASVTRLAMVSGPIVNRTWTNLAADYKRVFDFAAGTGPRPSDLMIGVSDDPSF from the coding sequence GTGACTGTTCACGATCTCCGTGTTTTCGAGAATGGACTCGCTTCACCGGCTGACCAAAAAATTATTGAGGAGAACGTTCGAAAGGCTGCTGCAGTCGTTTGCAGCTGGGTTCATCCTTATCAATCGCTCCTAGAACGTTTCCCGTTCGCGAGAGAGAAGACGTTCTTAATCCCACTTCCTGTCCTCAATCCGGGCACTGCGCGTGTGCGTCAACAACCGAATTTCGGTCACGTACGGCTTCTGACACCCGGATTCATCACGCCGCACAAAAATCAGGAGGTGATCGTGAGGGCGCTTGCTCACCTCCCGAATGCTATCGCAGTCTTTACCGGAGCCGAGGATGGTCGATATGGCGACGAATTGCGCGCGCTCGCATCAGAACTCGAAGTGTCCGCACAAATCGAGTGGCGAGGTTACATCGGAACGTCCGAACTCGAAGATGAGTATTCCAAAGCCGATCTTTTGGTCATGCCGACCCGTTGGGAAGCAGCCAGCGGGCCCGTCTTCGAGGCAATCGCACGGCAGTTACCCTTCGTCGCCAGCGATATTGCGCCAATTCGTTCACAACTCGCAGCGATCCCGCTGGAAGCAGAACTGTTCGATTGCGATTCGCCGGACGCTCTCGTGAGTGCTATAAAGGCTGCAGTCCGCAATTACAATGCGTCGGTGACGAGGTTAGCGATGGTCTCAGGCCCCATAGTCAACCGCACATGGACAAATCTTGCCGCAGACTACAAGCGCGTTTTCGACTTCGCTGCGGGAACAGGTCCCCGCCCGTCGGACCTGATGATTGGAGTGTCCGATGATCCCAGTTTCTGA
- a CDS encoding DegT/DnrJ/EryC1/StrS aminotransferase family protein, which translates to MERSYLLDAFDSGWISSRGEYIGHSEKILASVAGTPYAAVCSNGTTALHLALLAIGIAPGDEVIIPSLTYIATLNALYYVGATPIIVDVLDDTWCIDPTAVESVITARTKAIIAVDLYGQPADYTALAQVAKQHGLRLIADAAESIAGSLHGVPTGALADVSVFSFFGNKVITSGEGGAVTTASPDIDRLVRQLRNQGNHPTQRYVHDMIGYNYRMTNLSAAILTAQLERIDGLVSERRRVVDTYTSLIGGSNAFRLQEVSPGAVPTPWMISVRITGLDSARRDEVIQRLGEVGIESRPVFPLIQTMPFVPKEHRRSTPVAELISQEGISLPTFPQLSDDTIQMIVDALHRTLAQI; encoded by the coding sequence TTGGAACGCAGCTATCTCCTCGACGCTTTCGACAGTGGATGGATCTCTTCGCGAGGAGAGTACATCGGACATTCCGAGAAGATCCTTGCGAGTGTCGCAGGTACACCTTATGCGGCGGTTTGCAGTAATGGGACGACCGCGCTACACCTCGCGCTGCTCGCAATCGGGATCGCGCCTGGGGACGAAGTGATCATCCCCAGCCTCACGTACATTGCCACCCTGAACGCTCTTTACTACGTCGGAGCGACTCCGATCATCGTTGACGTGCTGGATGACACGTGGTGCATCGATCCGACTGCAGTCGAGTCGGTCATCACTGCCCGCACCAAAGCTATTATCGCTGTCGATCTGTACGGCCAGCCCGCCGACTATACCGCGCTGGCTCAGGTGGCGAAGCAACACGGCCTACGACTTATTGCTGATGCTGCCGAGTCAATCGCGGGATCCCTCCACGGAGTACCGACAGGAGCCCTCGCCGATGTGAGTGTCTTCTCATTCTTCGGGAACAAGGTGATCACAAGCGGCGAAGGGGGAGCGGTCACGACCGCTTCGCCTGACATCGATCGGCTCGTACGCCAGCTACGCAATCAGGGAAATCATCCCACGCAGCGTTACGTCCATGACATGATCGGCTACAACTACCGGATGACGAATCTGTCTGCGGCAATTCTCACCGCTCAGCTTGAGCGAATCGACGGACTGGTCTCTGAGCGTAGACGCGTAGTCGACACCTATACCTCTCTGATCGGGGGTTCAAACGCCTTTCGCCTCCAGGAGGTATCACCGGGAGCGGTGCCTACACCGTGGATGATTTCTGTACGGATCACTGGATTGGACTCGGCTAGAAGGGACGAGGTAATCCAGCGTCTCGGCGAAGTAGGCATTGAGTCACGACCGGTGTTCCCTCTCATTCAGACCATGCCGTTCGTGCCCAAGGAACACCGTCGATCGACACCTGTCGCTGAACTCATCTCGCAGGAAGGTATCAGTCTGCCTACGTTCCCGCAGCTCTCGGACGATACCATCCAAATGATCGTGGATGCTCTGCACCGTACGTTGGCCCAGATCTAA
- a CDS encoding acetyltransferase — protein sequence MVGKHIESAGRRVVVAGAGGFARETLDVLDDLSEVSEAAFTVVGVTDPSPMAAHLTRLRQRGVRHLGTDDEFLTNPDADYFVVALGDPRIRELVVNRFLRAGIRPLTLVHPAAHVGRYTTIAEGSIVCAGAVISTNVRIGRYSTVNPNATIGHDVTIEDFVSINPGAIISGDVRVGRRALVGAGAVILENRRVANDATVGASACVTKDVDAGVVVVGVPGRVFNR from the coding sequence ATGGTCGGGAAGCATATTGAATCGGCTGGTCGGAGGGTTGTAGTCGCGGGAGCCGGAGGATTTGCCAGAGAGACTCTTGACGTGCTAGATGACCTTTCAGAGGTGTCCGAGGCAGCTTTCACGGTCGTCGGGGTGACGGATCCGTCACCCATGGCCGCCCATCTAACGAGGCTGCGTCAGCGAGGAGTGCGTCACCTAGGAACGGACGACGAGTTTCTAACGAATCCGGACGCGGATTACTTCGTTGTTGCGCTGGGGGATCCCAGGATTCGTGAATTGGTGGTCAATAGATTCCTTCGCGCGGGCATCAGACCTCTGACGCTCGTACACCCAGCGGCCCACGTTGGGCGTTACACGACGATCGCCGAAGGCTCCATCGTCTGCGCAGGTGCTGTCATTTCCACGAACGTTCGTATTGGCCGCTATTCGACCGTGAATCCGAATGCCACGATTGGCCATGATGTGACAATTGAAGACTTCGTATCGATCAATCCTGGTGCAATTATCTCGGGGGATGTGAGGGTAGGTCGGCGAGCACTGGTGGGCGCGGGAGCCGTTATCCTTGAAAACCGTCGCGTGGCGAATGATGCGACTGTGGGGGCGTCGGCATGTGTTACTAAGGATGTTGACGCGGGTGTGGTCGTCGTCGGCGTACCCGGACGAGTGTTCAATCGGTAA